The window ATACTTATACTCACGCAACGGCTTTTAACTATGTTTTTTGTAAGTTACTGAAAATCAACACGATACAAAAGTATAGTTGCCTATGAACCGAATCTACAGCAGTTTGCTGTGATGAGCTCAACGGAGTTAAACAGGGTCTAGCACCGATATTCATCGGTATCTAAGGACTTGCGACTTGTCGCTTAAAGCTTGCCCCTGCAGGCGCTATCGACTATCGTATTTTTTTGGGCTTATATATAGGGTACATGTACCCCAGCGAAAAGGTAATGTTGTTGGTAGTAAAGTCGTTGTCTATGTGGCCATACTTAAACAAGAGCTCGTTTACACTGTAGCGTTGGGCAGCGTTTACGGCATTGCTCAAGCCCATGTAGTAGCGTACATCAAACACCAGGTAGCCTCTGCCTCGCTTAAGCTCTACCCCTGCCCCCAGCAAAGCCGAAATATTGAGGCGGTTGCGCATGGGGGCTACCGGAATACTGGTACCTGTCACCTCGCGTTGTACATCTACACTTACTTTGTCGCGACGCACCACTACCGCACTCGCCGCCAGCAGCACACCAGTAGATATTCCGCCAAAAACATAAGGCTTGAGATGACTGCTAAAGTTATATTTGTCGCCCAGATTATAGCGTACCCCCAAGGGTATTTCTATCCAGGTTTGGCTCTCTTCATAATTGGTAGAGGCATAGCCAAAAAGTTGATTGTTAAGGGTGTAGGTGCGCCCAGAGTAGTAGGCTTCCATAAATACCCCCAGTTTTTTTGTCAACGGAAGCTCCACCGCTCCTCCTACCTGAAAACCCAGCTTAGAGGTATAGGTTTCATTAAATGAATGAGGATCGTCTACGCCAAAGGTCTTGGTCACGTTAAAACGCATAATGTTGCCTCCTACTTTGCCGCCAAAAGCGAGCACTGGGCGCACTCTGAAGTTGCCATATAACTTTTTAAATTCGCTGGGAGCATTGTTTTTTAATCTATATTCGGGCTCCAGCCTCAGTAATTTTAGTAATATTTTTTCTGCACTTTCTTCTTCGTTCAAGTACAGGTAAGTAAGCGATAGCAAATAATAGGCTTCCATTTTTTGGTTGCGGTCAAAGTTACCTTTTCTCGCTTTTTTATCTTCAAACACATCCAGGCAATCGTCCAAGATATCGGGTACTTCATTGATCCTCCCCTCTTCGTAAGCCGCCTGCGCTTTTTTCAGCGTTTCGGCACAGTCTTTCTCAGCAGCACTTGCCACCGAAAAAAGCCCTAGTACAAGGCAAAAGGGAAGCCATGAAAACTGAGTGAGCAATCGGTGGTTGGGCATTGGTGGTGCGTAGTGGTTGACTATTCGTTTTGCATTTTTGCAAATATGATAAATCAGGTAGTTCATAGTCATGAGTGATTAATTCTTAGTTTTTGCTTGTACCTTCGGAATTACGAATTGGGCAAAGCCCTTTTAATTACGAATGGTTCAATTACGAACCGACCGGAGGGAGCTCTGCCTTGGCTAATTACGAATTGGGCAAAGCCATTTGTAATTTAGTCCGGAGTCAGTAGTCTGTAGACCATAGTGGCTTCGCGCCCATTCGTAATTTGTAATTAAAAATGCTTTGCGCCCATTAGGAATTACGAGTTTGAGAATTACGAACCGACCGGAGGGAGCTCTGCCTTGGCTAATTACGAATTGGGCAAAGCCATTTGTAATTTAGTCCGGAGTCAGTAGTCTGTAGACCATATTGGCTTCGCGCTCATTAGGAATTACGAGTTTGAGAATTACGAACCGACCGGAGGGAGCTCTGCCTTGGCTAATTACGAATTGGGCAAAGCCATTCGTAATTAAAAATGCTTCGCGCCCATTCGTAATTCGTAATTAAACAATTCGTAATTAACTACCTACTTCTTCTTCGGTGGTACCTTAAAAGTTTGCTCGTAAGGAATATCCTTTGCGACATAGCGCTTCCATTCATCCGGTTTAAAGTTATGAACCCCTTTTTGGGTGAGTACATCGCCCATAAGCGAGGGGTTGGTAGGCCATATCCGTACCAGGTTATCCCGGCAACCCGCCAACAAATAATCGCCATCGTTGCTAAAGGCAATAGACCATACCCAGTCTTCGTGGTCTTTCAAGACAATGGGGCTATTGGTAAGCTCGCGCATGTTCCAGATACGCACTGTTTTGTCAAAACTCGCCGTAGCCATTTGCGTGTCGTCTTTGTTAAATTCTATATTATTGATTTTTGCGGTGTGTCCTTCCAATTGAATAATTGGCTTTTTGTTTTGAGCTATTTTGGTCAAGTCCCAAATACGTACAATCCCCAATACATCGCCTGCTACCAGGTAACGTCCACTATTGCTAAAAGCGACTGCGTGCATGCCTACGGTGTTTTTAAACAATACTGATTGTTGATTATTATTTTTGCGGTCAATCAACACCAATTCGCCATTGTTTTGCCCTACTGCCATATAGTGGCTCTCGGCATTGGGTTTGTGGTGCACCGCCAACCCGTTTACTTTAGAGGTGAGTTGGGTAATCTCAGTAGCTTTTTTAAAGTCCGATAAATAAATCTTTTGATCCGAAGTATGAATAATCAACCCTCGGTTATCGGGGGTAAAGGCCAGGTTCCATACTTTGGTACCGCTTTTAAGGGCTATATTTTTTTTAGAAAACCTACCATTGCGTTGAATAGTAAAAAGTTGTACCCGACGGTCGTCACCTCCACAAGCCAGGTATTTGCCATCACGACTTACTACCAGGGCTCGCTTGATATACCCACCCGACACCAACACTTTAGGTGGGTCTTTGGGTTTTTGCAGGTTCCAGCGCAATACTTTGCCATCGCTGCCTGCCGAGTATACCACTTGCCCGCTGTTGGCATACGATGGGGCAATCATGCGCACTGCGTCGCTGTGCCCTGCCAATTGGTTATAGTTTTCGCCTTCAAACCTTTTGATGGCATAGTACAGCCCGTTGTAAATATCGGGTTGATAAAAATCGCCTCCGTATTTTTTATTGAACTGATACGCTTTTTGGGCATTGTTTGCCTGAATGCGTCGGTCAGAGTATTGGGTGGACTTAATAGCCATTGATTGGGCAATAGACAGCATGCGCAGGTTAAAAGCCTTTTTGTTCGCTTCGGTGGCTTCTTTCTCTTTTTGCGTGGCAATACGGGTTTTGTCTTCCGCTATTTTGGTTTGTTTTTTTGCTTCTTTTTCATTTTTCAAGGCAATTTGCTTTTGCTCGTTTGCCTCTTTTTCTTTTTGTTCCGCCACCACTCTTAGTTCGTCTGCCTTTTTCTTCTCTTCTTGGGCATGCTTTTTTTCTTGTTGGGCGTGCTTTTTTTCTTCTTCCGCATTTCGCTTTTCCTTTTCGGCAAGGCGTTCGTTTGTCAGGGCTTCTTTTTCCCTTTTCAGGGCAATTTTTCTTTGTTTATCTGCTTCTTTAGAGTTTTTCTTGGCAATCACCGCTTGCTTGGTGGCGGCTTCTTTTTGGCGCTCAGCCTCTACCGATTGCGAAATAGCATATACCAAAAACCCAATACTAATCACAGTAGCGGTACCCATAAACAAGGCAGTAACCCGTGCCCGTCGCAACGCCTTTTTTTGCTGAAGCTCTTTTATTTTTTGCTCTGTCTCAAACTCCTTCTGGCTATAGTCTAAAAAAACCATCGCCCGCTCAAAGGCAGGGTCGTAGCGTTGTGCCCAAGCAAGGGTAGGTTTGTGCTTTTCGCGCCAGTTGAGCGCCAACTGCAAATCGGGCGGACGCCACAAGCCCGACTTACCCACTTGATACATCGCTGAGGCTTCTGACAAACGCATATACATTTGCACCGCTTCACCCTCATCTTCTACCCAGGCTTTTAGGCGTACCCAAATACGCATCAGACTTTCGTGCGAAATATCTATCACTGAACCATTATCCAGCGGAATACCTGCGGGGGGCATCAATAATGAACGCCCTGGCTGGCGAAACTTTTCTACAATTCTTATCACAGTGCCTTCGCTGGCACTGGCAATGGCCACAACCTCTCCCAAACGGGTAGGGCGGCGTACTCCATTGGCACTCTCACCTCCTTTTTCGGTCAGCGCCTTAAACATTACCTCGCATACCTTGCGTTCTTCATCGGTCAATTCATCGTAGGCTTCGTCAGCGTGCTGCGATAGCGCCGACTTCATGGTACCTATGGCCTCGTAATGCTCTATATCTAGTGGAGCATCAGCTGTAGTACGGTTATCTGT of the Microscilla marina ATCC 23134 genome contains:
- a CDS encoding porin family protein, which codes for MNYLIYHICKNAKRIVNHYAPPMPNHRLLTQFSWLPFCLVLGLFSVASAAEKDCAETLKKAQAAYEEGRINEVPDILDDCLDVFEDKKARKGNFDRNQKMEAYYLLSLTYLYLNEEESAEKILLKLLRLEPEYRLKNNAPSEFKKLYGNFRVRPVLAFGGKVGGNIMRFNVTKTFGVDDPHSFNETYTSKLGFQVGGAVELPLTKKLGVFMEAYYSGRTYTLNNQLFGYASTNYEESQTWIEIPLGVRYNLGDKYNFSSHLKPYVFGGISTGVLLAASAVVVRRDKVSVDVQREVTGTSIPVAPMRNRLNISALLGAGVELKRGRGYLVFDVRYYMGLSNAVNAAQRYSVNELLFKYGHIDNDFTTNNITFSLGYMYPIYKPKKIR
- a CDS encoding WD40 repeat domain-containing protein, which translates into the protein MEDNILQDEYAGINTIINPFPGLRPFSVDESYLFFGREGQSDEVLLKLAENRFVAVVGPSGSGKSSFIYCGVIPILYGGFMTDRTSNWSVVVSRPGAGPIDNLADALLKHDNTYQSYDKENKQIKKAITSTLLRSSSLGLVEAVQQTKEFKGRNVLILIDQFEELFRFKKNEENKDSLNESLAFVNLLMEVIKTTNAPIYLIITMRSDFIGDCAAFPELTESINQSYYMIPQMTRKQKQMAITGPVLVGGGMMTPRLVQKLLNDVGDNPDQLPIMQHSLMRTWDYWTDNRTTADAPLDIEHYEAIGTMKSALSQHADEAYDELTDEERKVCEVMFKALTEKGGESANGVRRPTRLGEVVAIASASEGTVIRIVEKFRQPGRSLLMPPAGIPLDNGSVIDISHESLMRIWVRLKAWVEDEGEAVQMYMRLSEASAMYQVGKSGLWRPPDLQLALNWREKHKPTLAWAQRYDPAFERAMVFLDYSQKEFETEQKIKELQQKKALRRARVTALFMGTATVISIGFLVYAISQSVEAERQKEAATKQAVIAKKNSKEADKQRKIALKREKEALTNERLAEKEKRNAEEEKKHAQQEKKHAQEEKKKADELRVVAEQKEKEANEQKQIALKNEKEAKKQTKIAEDKTRIATQKEKEATEANKKAFNLRMLSIAQSMAIKSTQYSDRRIQANNAQKAYQFNKKYGGDFYQPDIYNGLYYAIKRFEGENYNQLAGHSDAVRMIAPSYANSGQVVYSAGSDGKVLRWNLQKPKDPPKVLVSGGYIKRALVVSRDGKYLACGGDDRRVQLFTIQRNGRFSKKNIALKSGTKVWNLAFTPDNRGLIIHTSDQKIYLSDFKKATEITQLTSKVNGLAVHHKPNAESHYMAVGQNNGELVLIDRKNNNQQSVLFKNTVGMHAVAFSNSGRYLVAGDVLGIVRIWDLTKIAQNKKPIIQLEGHTAKINNIEFNKDDTQMATASFDKTVRIWNMRELTNSPIVLKDHEDWVWSIAFSNDGDYLLAGCRDNLVRIWPTNPSLMGDVLTQKGVHNFKPDEWKRYVAKDIPYEQTFKVPPKKK